In one Ketobacter sp. MCCC 1A13808 genomic region, the following are encoded:
- the rpsS gene encoding 30S ribosomal protein S19 encodes MPRSLKKGPFIDEHLLKKVEEAAEANSRKPIKTWSRRSMILPDMVGLTIAVHNGRQHVPVIVSEHMVGHKLGEFAATRTYRGHVADKKAKR; translated from the coding sequence GTGCCACGTTCATTGAAGAAAGGTCCGTTCATCGACGAACATCTTTTGAAGAAAGTGGAAGAAGCTGCAGAAGCTAATTCGCGCAAGCCGATAAAGACATGGTCGCGTCGATCAATGATTCTTCCAGACATGGTGGGCCTCACTATTGCGGTTCACAATGGTCGCCAACATGTTCCAGTTATCGTATCTGAGCACATGGTTGGTCATAAATTAGGTGAATTTGCAGCTACCCGTACTTATCGGGGACACGTTGCAGATAAAAAGGCTAAACGCTAA
- the rplV gene encoding 50S ribosomal protein L22: METAARLRSALISAQKMRLVADQVRGQKVDQALNILAFSPKKAAHLVKKVLESAIANAEHNDGADVDELRVSEIFVDEAMTMKRIRPRAKGRADRIMKRTCHITVKVSDN, encoded by the coding sequence ATGGAAACAGCAGCTAGATTACGCAGCGCATTGATTTCTGCACAGAAAATGCGGTTAGTCGCCGATCAGGTTCGTGGTCAGAAGGTTGACCAGGCTTTGAATATACTGGCATTTAGCCCGAAGAAAGCAGCACACCTGGTAAAAAAGGTTTTGGAATCTGCGATTGCTAACGCTGAGCATAACGATGGCGCGGACGTTGACGAATTAAGGGTTTCAGAGATTTTTGTTGACGAAGCCATGACGATGAAGCGCATTCGTCCTCGTGCTAAAGGGCGCGCTGATCGTATCATGAAGAGAACTTGCCATATCACGGTCAAGGTATCTGACAACTAG
- the rpsC gene encoding 30S ribosomal protein S3: protein MGQKVHPTGIRLGIVKKHTSTWYASPKQYSGYLLTDLKVREYLFDKLKSASVSRIEIERPAENARITIKTARPGIVIGKKGEDVEKLRRELSQMMGVPVHVNIEEVRKPELDARLVSESIASQLERRVMFRRAMKRAVQNAIRLGAKGIKVQVSGRLGGAEIARTEWYREGRVPLHTLRADIDYATSRAETTYGTIGVKVWIFKGEILDGDLDQPEEQKASAPKRTRAS, encoded by the coding sequence ATGGGTCAGAAAGTTCATCCGACCGGGATACGTTTGGGAATCGTTAAAAAGCATACTTCAACATGGTATGCCTCTCCCAAGCAGTACTCAGGTTATTTGCTAACAGACTTAAAAGTACGTGAGTATCTTTTCGATAAGCTGAAATCAGCTTCCGTAAGTCGAATCGAGATCGAGCGTCCTGCTGAGAACGCGCGTATTACTATCAAAACGGCTCGGCCTGGCATAGTGATCGGTAAAAAAGGCGAAGACGTAGAAAAGCTGCGTCGTGAATTGTCTCAGATGATGGGCGTGCCTGTGCATGTCAATATCGAGGAAGTTCGTAAGCCCGAACTGGATGCTCGTCTGGTTTCAGAAAGTATTGCCTCGCAGCTTGAGCGTCGAGTTATGTTTCGGCGAGCCATGAAGCGAGCGGTGCAGAATGCAATTCGCTTAGGCGCTAAAGGAATTAAAGTCCAGGTATCTGGGCGATTGGGTGGAGCGGAGATCGCGCGAACTGAATGGTATCGTGAAGGTCGAGTGCCTCTTCATACACTACGTGCAGACATCGATTATGCTACTTCGCGTGCGGAAACCACTTACGGCACCATTGGTGTGAAAGTGTGGATCTTCAAAGGCGAGATTCTAGATGGTGATCTGGACCAACCTGAAGAGCAAAAAGCAAGCGCACCAAAACGTACACGTGCTAGCTAA
- the rplP gene encoding 50S ribosomal protein L16, protein MLQPKRTKFRKQHKGRNRGLAQAGNKVSFGTIGLKAVSRGRLTARQIEAARRAMTRHVKRGGKIWIRVFPDKPITEKPLEVRQGKGKGNVEYWVAEIRPGKMLYEMEGVDEAIAREAFQLAAAKLPIQTTVVTRTVM, encoded by the coding sequence ATGTTACAGCCTAAACGCACCAAATTTAGAAAGCAGCATAAAGGCCGCAACCGTGGCCTGGCTCAGGCCGGTAATAAGGTTTCATTTGGAACCATCGGTTTGAAAGCTGTGAGTCGAGGACGACTGACTGCCAGACAAATTGAAGCCGCGCGACGTGCAATGACTCGTCATGTAAAGCGGGGCGGTAAGATCTGGATTCGGGTCTTTCCTGACAAGCCGATTACAGAGAAGCCTCTTGAGGTTCGTCAAGGTAAAGGTAAAGGTAATGTTGAGTACTGGGTAGCGGAGATCCGCCCCGGAAAGATGTTGTATGAGATGGAAGGCGTTGATGAAGCAATTGCTCGTGAAGCTTTCCAGTTGGCAGCTGCTAAGTTGCCTATTCAGACAACTGTGGTAACGCGGACGGTGATGTGA
- the rpmC gene encoding 50S ribosomal protein L29, whose product MSASDLRQKSESELNEHLLGLLREQFENRMKLATGQLGQPHIIKQTRRDIARTKTILAEKKQGN is encoded by the coding sequence ATGAGCGCTAGTGATTTAAGGCAAAAATCGGAATCTGAGCTCAATGAGCATTTGCTGGGTTTGTTGCGCGAGCAGTTCGAGAATCGCATGAAACTGGCTACTGGCCAGCTGGGACAACCCCATATAATCAAGCAAACTCGTCGCGATATAGCTCGCACTAAAACGATTTTGGCAGAAAAGAAGCAGGGTAATTGA
- the rpsQ gene encoding 30S ribosomal protein S17 — MTEATAKTKRTHTGKVVSNKGDKSVTVMVERKVKHPVYGKFVRRSTKFHAHDEANECNAGDTVTIEECRPLSKTKCWRLVSIVERAKI, encoded by the coding sequence ATGACAGAAGCTACTGCGAAAACTAAGCGTACTCATACCGGCAAGGTAGTGAGTAACAAAGGTGACAAATCCGTCACTGTAATGGTAGAGCGCAAAGTTAAACACCCTGTTTATGGAAAGTTTGTGCGCCGTTCTACCAAGTTTCATGCTCACGATGAAGCTAACGAGTGTAATGCGGGGGATACAGTCACTATTGAAGAGTGTCGTCCGTTGTCGAAAACCAAGTGCTGGCGCTTGGTGAGCATTGTTGAGAGAGCAAAGATTTAG
- the rplN gene encoding 50S ribosomal protein L14, giving the protein MIQTQTVLQVADNSGARRVQCIKVLGGSHRRYARIGDVIKVSVKEAIPRGKVKKGDVMNAVVVRTCQGVRRQDGSLIRFDENAAVLLNANRQPIGTRIFGPVTRELRGDQFMKIISLAPEVL; this is encoded by the coding sequence ATGATTCAGACCCAAACTGTACTACAGGTTGCTGATAACAGCGGTGCTCGCCGGGTGCAATGTATTAAAGTGCTTGGTGGTTCTCATCGTCGCTATGCGCGAATCGGTGACGTAATTAAAGTTTCGGTTAAGGAAGCGATTCCTCGAGGCAAAGTTAAGAAAGGCGATGTAATGAACGCTGTTGTAGTTCGCACTTGCCAAGGTGTTCGGCGTCAGGACGGCTCTCTGATCCGTTTCGATGAGAATGCCGCGGTATTGTTGAATGCGAATCGACAGCCCATCGGTACACGTATCTTCGGGCCTGTAACTCGTGAGCTTCGCGGTGATCAGTTTATGAAGATTATTTCTTTAGCCCCCGAAGTGTTATAA
- the rplX gene encoding 50S ribosomal protein L24: MLKIKRNDEVVIIAGRDKGKRGKVLKVLEGKLLISGINIVKKHQKPNPQKGAAGGIVEKEAPIQVSNVAIFNPQTQKADRVGFKFLEDGKKVRCFKSTNEVIEEQA; this comes from the coding sequence ATGTTAAAGATCAAACGCAATGACGAAGTAGTTATCATCGCTGGCCGTGATAAGGGTAAGCGGGGCAAGGTTCTTAAAGTGTTGGAAGGTAAGTTGCTCATTAGCGGTATTAATATCGTTAAGAAGCACCAAAAGCCGAACCCACAAAAAGGCGCTGCTGGTGGCATAGTTGAAAAAGAGGCCCCTATACAGGTTTCAAACGTTGCCATATTCAACCCACAGACCCAAAAAGCGGATCGTGTTGGATTTAAATTCCTTGAGGATGGCAAGAAGGTTCGTTGTTTTAAATCAACGAACGAAGTCATTGAGGAGCAGGCGTAA
- the rplE gene encoding 50S ribosomal protein L5 has protein sequence MSRLKEVYKNEIVSKLQEQFSYKSVMEVPKITKITLNMGVGEAAADKKAIDGAVADMALISGQKPLVTNARKSVAGFKIREGWPIGAKVTLRGERMYEFLDRLVSMAIPRIRDFRGLNPKSFDGRGNYSMGIKEQIVFPEIEYDKIDKIRGMDITITTTAKSNEEGRALLEAFQFPLKK, from the coding sequence ATGAGCAGATTGAAAGAAGTCTACAAGAACGAGATCGTATCAAAGCTGCAAGAGCAGTTTTCATACAAGAGCGTAATGGAAGTTCCTAAAATCACTAAAATCACACTGAACATGGGTGTGGGTGAAGCCGCAGCAGATAAAAAAGCGATTGATGGTGCTGTTGCTGATATGGCGCTTATTAGCGGCCAAAAGCCGCTCGTTACTAACGCTAGAAAGTCAGTAGCGGGTTTTAAAATCCGTGAGGGCTGGCCGATCGGCGCGAAGGTCACGCTTCGTGGTGAGCGTATGTACGAATTCCTGGATCGTCTGGTTTCGATGGCTATCCCGCGTATCCGTGATTTTCGGGGCTTAAATCCTAAGTCATTCGATGGCCGTGGCAATTACAGCATGGGGATCAAAGAGCAAATCGTATTCCCTGAAATCGAGTATGACAAGATCGACAAGATTCGCGGTATGGATATCACCATCACTACCACAGCGAAGTCTAATGAAGAAGGCAGAGCGTTGCTCGAAGCCTTTCAGTTCCCGCTAAAGAAATAG
- the rpsN gene encoding 30S ribosomal protein S14 — translation MAKVSMIEREKKRQITVAKFAKKRAELKAIINDPNSSEEERWEAQLKLQKQPRNASPARLRNRCGITGRPHGFYRKFGLARNKLREAAMRGDVPGLVKSSW, via the coding sequence ATGGCAAAGGTTTCAATGATCGAGCGTGAAAAAAAGCGCCAAATCACGGTAGCAAAATTCGCCAAGAAGCGTGCGGAGCTGAAAGCGATCATAAATGATCCGAATAGCAGCGAAGAAGAGCGCTGGGAAGCACAGCTGAAATTGCAAAAGCAACCTAGAAATGCATCTCCAGCGCGTTTGCGTAATCGTTGTGGTATTACAGGCCGTCCACACGGCTTTTATCGCAAGTTTGGTTTAGCACGTAACAAGTTGCGTGAAGCTGCGATGCGCGGAGATGTTCCCGGCCTGGTTAAGTCCAGCTGGTAA
- the rpsH gene encoding 30S ribosomal protein S8: MSMQDPLSDMLTRIRNGQMAKKATVAMPSSKTKIAVAKVLQDEGYIAGYSVEGDKIPELTVELKYFEGKAVIEEIKRVSRPGLRIYKSNDSIPKVMGGLGVAIVSTDRGVMTDRAARAAGVGGEVLCYVS, from the coding sequence ATGAGTATGCAAGATCCTTTATCGGATATGTTGACACGAATTCGCAACGGGCAAATGGCTAAGAAGGCCACTGTTGCCATGCCTTCTTCGAAAACCAAAATTGCGGTCGCGAAAGTACTGCAAGACGAAGGTTATATCGCAGGTTACTCCGTTGAAGGCGATAAGATTCCAGAGTTAACAGTAGAGCTGAAGTACTTTGAAGGCAAAGCTGTTATTGAAGAAATAAAACGCGTAAGCCGGCCAGGACTGCGCATTTATAAGTCAAACGACTCTATACCTAAGGTGATGGGTGGGCTGGGTGTAGCCATTGTATCCACCGATAGGGGCGTTATGACTGATCGAGCTGCTCGCGCTGCCGGCGTCGGTGGTGAAGTGCTTTGTTACGTATCTTAA
- the rplF gene encoding 50S ribosomal protein L6, translating to MSRVAKSPIEIPSGVNFSQSGQELTVKGSKGELKLNVHPLVLVEVEGSVVQVKPHAESQEAWAMAGTFRSLVNNMVTGVNSGFERKLELIGVGYRAQAKGNVLSLTLGFSHPVEYQLPEGVTAETPTQTEVVLKSANKQLLGQVAANVRAFRPPEPYKGKGVRYSDEQVLRKEAKKK from the coding sequence ATGTCACGTGTAGCTAAAAGCCCTATTGAAATTCCTTCTGGCGTGAATTTTAGCCAGAGCGGTCAGGAATTGACGGTTAAGGGTTCTAAGGGCGAATTGAAACTGAACGTCCACCCGCTGGTCCTAGTGGAAGTGGAAGGTAGTGTAGTACAGGTCAAGCCGCATGCAGAAAGCCAGGAAGCATGGGCGATGGCAGGTACATTCCGATCTCTGGTTAACAACATGGTCACGGGTGTTAATTCGGGTTTTGAGAGAAAATTAGAGCTGATTGGTGTAGGTTACCGGGCTCAAGCCAAAGGCAATGTTCTGAGTTTGACGCTGGGTTTTTCGCACCCTGTCGAATATCAACTGCCTGAAGGTGTCACAGCGGAAACACCGACTCAAACTGAAGTGGTGTTGAAGAGCGCGAACAAGCAGTTGCTTGGTCAGGTCGCAGCAAACGTGCGGGCCTTTCGCCCACCTGAGCCGTATAAAGGTAAAGGTGTTCGCTATTCTGATGAACAAGTTCTTCGCAAAGAAGCGAAGAAGAAATAA
- the rplR gene encoding 50S ribosomal protein L18: MNDKKFARLRRAKRTRMKIRELNQTRLTVNRTGKHIYAQVISTDGSNVIVSASTNEKGFQGATSNRDAAAAIGSLIAERAKEKGVTKVAFDRSGFKYHGRVQALADAAREGGLEF; the protein is encoded by the coding sequence ATGAATGACAAAAAATTTGCGCGTTTGCGCCGGGCGAAACGCACCAGAATGAAGATTCGCGAGTTGAATCAGACCCGTTTGACGGTAAATCGGACTGGCAAACATATTTACGCTCAGGTGATTTCCACTGACGGCAGTAATGTGATCGTTAGTGCGTCAACCAACGAGAAAGGTTTTCAGGGAGCGACCAGCAACCGTGATGCAGCAGCAGCCATTGGTTCGTTGATAGCTGAACGCGCCAAAGAAAAGGGCGTTACCAAAGTAGCGTTTGATCGATCCGGGTTTAAATATCACGGTCGGGTTCAAGCATTGGCAGATGCAGCGCGTGAAGGCGGCCTTGAGTTTTAA
- the rpsE gene encoding 30S ribosomal protein S5, whose protein sequence is MAKVEDKNEGFQEKLVQVNRVAKVVKGGRIFGFTALTVVGDGNGKVGFGSGKAREVPVAIQKALEAARRNMVSVELNGTTLQHQIKAQHGSSKVYLQPASDGTGIIAGGAMRAVLEVAGVQNVLAKCYGSTNPMNVVRATVKGLASMKSPEDVAAKRGKSVEEILG, encoded by the coding sequence ATGGCAAAAGTTGAAGATAAAAACGAAGGTTTCCAGGAAAAATTAGTCCAGGTAAACCGCGTTGCTAAAGTGGTCAAGGGCGGACGGATATTCGGTTTCACCGCGTTGACCGTAGTTGGCGATGGCAACGGCAAAGTGGGCTTTGGAAGTGGTAAGGCTCGCGAAGTACCGGTTGCGATCCAAAAGGCTCTTGAAGCGGCCCGGCGTAACATGGTCTCGGTCGAGCTGAATGGCACGACCCTGCAACATCAGATCAAGGCGCAACATGGGTCCTCAAAGGTCTATCTTCAGCCAGCATCCGATGGTACCGGCATTATTGCCGGAGGCGCAATGCGTGCGGTTTTAGAGGTTGCAGGTGTTCAAAACGTTCTGGCGAAGTGCTACGGCTCAACTAATCCAATGAACGTGGTACGTGCAACCGTTAAAGGTTTGGCCTCTATGAAGTCTCCTGAAGACGTGGCAGCCAAGCGTGGGAAGAGCGTAGAAGAAATTCTGGGATAA
- the rpmD gene encoding 50S ribosomal protein L30 has product MSKNTIKVTQTKSSIGRVESHKASLRGLGLRRIGHTVEVEDTASVRGMVNKVYYMVRVEGE; this is encoded by the coding sequence ATGAGCAAGAACACCATCAAAGTAACACAGACTAAAAGCTCAATCGGCCGTGTCGAAAGCCATAAAGCAAGCCTTCGAGGTTTGGGTCTTCGGCGCATAGGGCATACTGTTGAAGTGGAAGATACAGCTTCGGTTCGCGGTATGGTCAATAAGGTGTATTACATGGTTCGTGTTGAGGGTGAATGA
- the rplO gene encoding 50S ribosomal protein L15, producing MRLNSLSPATGSKPSAKRRGRGIGSGLGKTGGRGVKGQTSRSGGTVKPGFEGGQMPIQRRLPKFGFTSQKALITQEVRLSELAKVESDVVDLGALQAAGIIRRSTKFAKVVLSGEINKAVTLKGIPATKGAKAAIEAAGGKVEE from the coding sequence ATGAGATTAAATAGCTTGAGTCCGGCAACTGGTTCCAAACCAAGTGCAAAGCGACGCGGCCGCGGTATCGGTAGTGGGCTGGGTAAAACAGGTGGACGTGGTGTGAAAGGTCAGACTTCTCGCTCCGGTGGCACTGTTAAGCCAGGTTTCGAAGGTGGTCAGATGCCAATTCAGCGTCGTTTGCCGAAGTTTGGCTTTACCTCGCAAAAAGCATTGATTACTCAAGAAGTGCGTTTGTCCGAGTTGGCAAAAGTTGAAAGCGATGTGGTTGATTTGGGAGCTCTTCAAGCTGCAGGGATTATCCGACGTAGTACCAAGTTCGCCAAGGTCGTACTATCCGGTGAGATAAACAAAGCGGTTACCTTAAAGGGAATTCCAGCAACTAAAGGCGCAAAAGCTGCGATTGAAGCTGCTGGTGGAAAAGTAGAGGAATAG
- the secY gene encoding preprotein translocase subunit SecY — protein MATKPQQTGMPNANSAGMGELWARLKFLFFAILIYRIGAHIPVPGIDPVQLQNLFNQQQDTILSLFNMFSGGALERMSILALGIMPYISASIIMQLLTAVSPQLEQLKKEGEAGRRKISQYTRYGTLGLATLQSLGMAMALQSQGVTLTVGFSWLFPAVVALTTGTMFLMWVGEQVTERGIGNGISMIIFAGIVAGLPQAIGQALEATRQGELNIAVLLVLAVVAVVVVFFVVFMERAQRRITINYARRQQGKKMFAAQQSHLPMKINMAGVIPPIFATSILLFPASIGQWFGENENMAWLQEVSLALSPGQPLYLLLFALLIVFFCYFYTAIMFNPKDVADNLKKSGAFVPGIRPGEQTAKYIDGVLGRLTLVGALYITLVCLLPQGLQAFGNVPFYLGGTSLLIVVVVVMDFMAQVQSHLMSKQYESLMKKANLKGYGGTGLVR, from the coding sequence ATGGCAACCAAGCCCCAGCAAACCGGCATGCCGAACGCAAATTCTGCGGGAATGGGAGAACTTTGGGCTCGTCTCAAGTTTTTGTTCTTCGCAATTTTGATTTATCGCATTGGGGCGCACATTCCTGTACCTGGTATCGACCCGGTACAGTTGCAGAACCTGTTCAATCAGCAACAAGACACGATTCTTAGCCTGTTTAACATGTTCTCAGGTGGTGCTTTAGAGCGTATGTCTATTCTGGCATTGGGGATAATGCCTTATATATCAGCCTCTATAATCATGCAGTTGCTTACTGCGGTCAGTCCTCAGTTGGAGCAACTGAAGAAAGAAGGAGAGGCGGGCCGACGCAAGATTTCACAATATACCCGATATGGCACTCTGGGTTTGGCGACCTTGCAGTCTCTGGGTATGGCCATGGCACTGCAGAGTCAAGGAGTTACCTTGACCGTTGGTTTCAGTTGGCTCTTCCCTGCTGTCGTTGCGTTGACAACAGGCACGATGTTTTTGATGTGGGTCGGTGAGCAAGTCACGGAGCGCGGGATTGGTAATGGTATTTCGATGATCATCTTCGCGGGTATTGTTGCGGGCCTTCCGCAAGCCATTGGTCAGGCTTTGGAGGCTACCCGTCAGGGAGAGCTGAATATCGCCGTGTTACTGGTATTGGCTGTTGTTGCTGTGGTGGTAGTTTTCTTTGTAGTGTTTATGGAGCGGGCGCAAAGGCGGATAACGATTAACTACGCCCGTCGCCAGCAAGGCAAAAAGATGTTTGCTGCGCAGCAGTCTCATCTGCCAATGAAAATCAATATGGCCGGTGTTATTCCACCGATATTTGCAACGAGTATTTTACTTTTCCCTGCAAGTATCGGTCAGTGGTTCGGTGAGAACGAAAATATGGCGTGGTTGCAAGAAGTCTCTTTGGCACTGAGCCCGGGCCAGCCGCTGTATTTATTGCTTTTCGCTTTGCTTATTGTGTTTTTCTGTTACTTCTATACGGCGATTATGTTTAATCCCAAGGACGTAGCGGATAACTTGAAAAAATCTGGCGCTTTTGTACCTGGGATTCGTCCCGGAGAGCAAACCGCCAAATACATCGACGGGGTGTTAGGTCGTTTGACATTGGTCGGCGCGTTGTACATCACGCTGGTGTGTCTGTTACCACAGGGCTTACAAGCGTTTGGTAATGTCCCGTTCTATTTAGGCGGTACGTCGCTACTGATCGTTGTCGTTGTGGTTATGGACTTTATGGCGCAGGTACAAAGTCACCTGATGTCCAAGCAATACGAGTCCTTGATGAAGAAAGCAAACCTGAAAGGCTACGGCGGAACCGGCCTAGTTCGATAA
- the rpmJ gene encoding 50S ribosomal protein L36, giving the protein MKVQASVKKICRNCKIVRRKGAVRVICSSEPRHKQRQG; this is encoded by the coding sequence ATGAAAGTTCAGGCATCAGTAAAGAAGATTTGCCGTAACTGCAAGATAGTACGTCGCAAAGGCGCTGTACGCGTGATATGCAGTTCTGAGCCCCGCCATAAGCAGCGCCAGGGCTAA
- the rpsM gene encoding 30S ribosomal protein S13 translates to MARIAGVNIPDNKHAVISLTYIFGVGNTKAKAICESVGINPAMKIRELTDEQLDAVRNEVAKHPTEGDLRREVSMNIKRLMDLGCYRGLRHRRSLPVRGQRTKTNARTRKGPRKAIRK, encoded by the coding sequence ATGGCCCGTATAGCAGGCGTCAATATTCCTGATAACAAGCATGCGGTTATCTCGTTAACCTACATATTTGGTGTTGGGAACACAAAGGCAAAAGCTATTTGTGAATCGGTTGGTATTAATCCAGCTATGAAGATCAGAGAGTTGACGGATGAGCAGCTTGACGCTGTGCGTAATGAAGTTGCTAAGCATCCAACTGAAGGCGATTTGCGTCGAGAAGTATCTATGAACATTAAGCGTCTCATGGATCTTGGCTGCTATCGCGGGCTGCGACATCGTCGCAGTTTGCCAGTTCGTGGTCAGCGCACAAAAACAAATGCGCGTACCCGCAAAGGTCCACGCAAGGCAATTCGTAAGTAA
- the rpsK gene encoding 30S ribosomal protein S11 — translation MAKAKATARTRKKVKKSVVDGVAHIHASFNNTIITLSDRQGNALSWATAGGCGFRGSRKSTPFAAQVAAEKAGLAAQEYGLKNLEVMVKGPGPGRESAVRALHSCGYKINSITDVTPIPHNGCRPPKKRRV, via the coding sequence ATGGCTAAGGCGAAAGCGACAGCGCGTACGCGTAAGAAAGTTAAAAAGTCAGTTGTTGATGGAGTGGCTCATATCCACGCTTCATTTAACAATACTATCATCACACTGTCCGACCGGCAGGGCAACGCTTTGTCCTGGGCGACAGCAGGTGGTTGTGGCTTCCGTGGTTCACGAAAGAGTACACCCTTCGCAGCACAGGTAGCAGCTGAGAAAGCTGGTCTTGCAGCCCAGGAATATGGTTTGAAGAATCTGGAAGTGATGGTAAAGGGTCCAGGACCAGGCCGTGAATCAGCGGTCCGCGCATTGCACTCGTGTGGATATAAAATTAACAGCATAACTGACGTGACGCCGATACCCCATAATGGGTGTCGTCCGCCGAAGAAACGTCGAGTTTAA
- the rpsD gene encoding 30S ribosomal protein S4, whose amino-acid sequence MARYLGPKCKLSRREGTDLGLKSGVRAYESKCRSEKAPGMHGDRRGRLSDYGTQLREKQKVRRIYGVLERQFRNYYSEAARRKGATGENLLQLLEGRLDNVVYRMGFGSTRSEARQLVSHKSIVVNGQTVNVPSFQVSPGDVVAIREKARSQLRISAALELAEQRGFASWVEVDTKKKEGVFKAVPERTDLPSELNENLIVELYSK is encoded by the coding sequence ATGGCAAGGTATTTAGGCCCTAAATGTAAATTGTCCCGTCGTGAAGGAACAGACCTCGGACTTAAAAGTGGTGTTCGTGCTTATGAAAGCAAATGCCGCTCAGAAAAAGCGCCCGGGATGCACGGTGATCGCCGTGGTCGGCTTTCCGATTACGGCACGCAATTACGAGAGAAACAAAAAGTGCGCCGCATTTATGGTGTGCTAGAGCGTCAATTCCGGAATTATTATTCTGAAGCAGCCCGTCGTAAAGGCGCAACAGGCGAAAACTTACTGCAGTTGCTAGAAGGTCGGCTCGATAACGTAGTTTACCGTATGGGTTTCGGTTCTACTCGATCAGAAGCACGGCAACTGGTTAGTCATAAGTCTATTGTCGTTAATGGGCAAACGGTAAACGTGCCTTCTTTCCAGGTTAGTCCTGGTGATGTAGTGGCCATTCGTGAAAAAGCCAGATCGCAGTTGCGCATTAGTGCTGCTCTGGAATTGGCTGAGCAACGTGGTTTTGCGTCCTGGGTTGAAGTAGATACCAAGAAAAAAGAAGGTGTTTTCAAGGCTGTACCAGAGCGTACTGATCTTCCCTCTGAACTCAACGAAAACCTAATCGTAGAGCTTTATTCTAAGTAA